A segment of the Candidatus Sumerlaea chitinivorans genome:
AAGTATGTGGCAGAAGCGATCGAGGAAACCGGGCTAAGCGATGTACGCAAGCGCCGCATCGCGCATCTTTCCAAAGGCTATCGGCAGCGCGTTGGGTTAGCGCAGGCACTGATTGGTAACCCCAAAGTACTCATTCTCGACGAGCCGACGGTGGGGCTCGATCCTCGCCAGATCGCTGAAGTGCGCGCTTTGATCAAGGGGATGGCAGGGCGTCGCACCGTTGTGTTGAGCACGCACATCCTACCAGAAGTTCAGATGACCTGTTCGCGAGTTGTGATTCTAAACCGTGGCAAGATTGCTGCAAGTGGCACCCCAGAGAAGCTGACCACCCAGATGCGCGGGGGAGGTCAGAGTGTTGCCCGCATTGTCGGGCCACCAAAGGATGTGCTTCGAACGCTGGAACAACTCCGTGGAATTCGGAGTGTCCAAGTGCAGCGAGATGGCAAGCGGCTCAACGCCTCCGAGGTGCCACAAGAAGGAGATGTCGTCCTCGAGTACGTGATCGAAACAAGCGATTTTGCTCCTGATACAAATGCGATGGTGGCTGAGGCCGTGGTCCAGCGCGGCTGGCGACTCCTTGAGCTCTACAGCGTTGGGATGACCCTCGAAGAGATTTTCTTACGTGTTGTTGCTGGCGAAGCAAGCGACCGCGAACTGCCAGATGAACCCATGCTACTACGTGGTTCGGGGGAAAACGCATGAGGCTATTACGGTTTTACCCTATCTATCGTCGTGAGCTGAAAAGCTATCTTGCGAGCCCCACCGTGTATGTGGCGGCAGCACTCTTCTTGTTCCTCTCCGGTCTGTTTTTTTACGGTATTTTGGAGAACTTTTCGCGGCTGTCAGCAGACGCACAATATCGGCGCGAGATGGGCTTTGAAAAACTGAATTTCACCCGCCATGTTGTTTCGAATCTCTTTTGGGTGGTCAATTTTCTCCTACTGTTTGTCGTGCCAGCATTTACTATGCGGTTGCTTGCAGAAGAGAAAAAAAGCGGGACGTTTGAGCTGCTGGTGTCGCTGCCATTCACTGAGTGGAACATCGTGATCGCGAAGTTCCTTGCGGCATACACAGTCATTGCGGCGATGTTAGTGGTCTCGGCCTACTATGTACTCATCATGATGCGTTTCGGCGTACCTGAACTTCCTGTCGTAGCGGTTGCTTACGTCGGTGCATTCATTGTGGCAGGAGGATACGTGGCAATAGGATTATTCGCCTCTTCGCTGACTGAAAACCAGATCGTGGCCGCGATCATCTCCTTTGTTGCCCTCTTAGGGTTATACATGATCGGAGATTTGACCACACCGACTTCGTCTGGGTTCGGCAAGATCTTAGAACTACTCTCCTTGCGCTATCATAGCGAACCGTTTACCCTCGGCTTGTTGCGCTTGCAGGATGTGGGCTTCTTCTTAGTCCTCATCGTGAGTTTTCTCTTCCTCACGTGCAGAATGCTTGAGATTCGAAAGTGGCGCGTATGATCAACGCACGACGGCTCATGCCATGGATTGCTTTTGCAGGCCTGATCCTCTTGTTGACGGGCCTCGTGGTGACAGGTCTGCACGGTTTTTTCACACCGGTCTCTGCGGGCTTGTGCCTGTTGGGATTGGTTCTTGGTCTTTTATTGTTCGTGCGCCAGACGTCGCGTAATCTCGTCCTTTACCTTCAGGTGTTTCTCTACAGCGCGTTCTTTGTCGGGACGCTCTTTCTGCTGTATCTGGTAATGGATCGGCACGGGCTGAGTTACGATGCCACCAAACGCCAGCTTCACAGTCTCAGCCCCATTACCGTCAATTTTGTGAAACGACTCCCTCAGCCGGTGCGGATCACAGCCTTTGTCACGGAGGCTGACAAGGACAACGCCCGCCTCCTGCTGGAGCAGTATCGGGTGGCTTCCCCAAAGATCTCTTACGAACTTCTCAATCCATTTCGTGACGTAGTGGCGGCGCGTCGGTTCGGAGCTCAAGTCATGCCGGGGGATATCTATATCGAGGCGCTGACGACGTCCACTGCGCGCGCGTCACGTATTGCGCGCGTAGCGCGCCTGCGAGAGGAAGACATCACGAACGGTATCGTTCAGGCCCTTCGTGCCAAGGACACAGTGCTTTATTTCCTCACGGGTCACTCCGAGATGCCGCTCGAGCGAGACACTGCCGGTGCATTGCTGGCTGGTCAGCGCGTCTCACTTCGCGATTTGGCGTGGGTGCGTGATCAGCTTACTCGACTAGGCATGCAAGTTAGGCCTCTTTCGCTTGTCCAGCGTGGGCGCGTGCCTGCGGACGCCAGTGCTGTCCTTTGGGTCTGGCCCAAAGCAGATCTTACCGGGACGGAGCTCGAAATTCTGCGTCGTTACCTCGATGATGGGGGAAGGTTATTGGTTTTCCTTGCTCCAGATTTGCCACAGGCAATGGGGGAGTTGACGTCCCCTTTCCGCAACGTGGCTTCCTTGCTTGAGCGTTATGGCATTCTCCTGACGTCCGAAGTAGTGGCGCGCGTGACTCCTCAGGCAAACGTTGATCACTTTGCCATTCCTGTTGAGCTCGTACAGCACCCCATCACTCAAGTGCCGGGTGACGATCCATTGGTGTTTTTCTACGCGCGCCCCGTTCAACCCAAGCAAGTGTTGCCACCCGAGGTCAGGCTCGACGAACTCCTGCGCAGCAGCGCGGACTGCCTGCGGCTGTCGGCAGGTGAAGTTGCCACGGCACTGATCAAGCGCGAAAACCTTACCCGCAACGTGGATCCTAAAGAGCTGAGCGCGGTGCCTCTTGGAGTCGCAGCGATGCGTTTGGAGCCCGGTAAACCTGAGGAGCGGGCAAGTCGTATCGTGGTTATTGGTAATGCCGATTTTCTCTCCAGTGAGAGGATCACTCAGAAAGGGTGGCTCTTACTCAACAACATGATCGCTTGGGCGGTTCAGGCCGAGGAAATGATTGCGATACCTACGGCAGAGATTGAGAATACCCCGATGGTGCTTACTGATGGCGAGCGTCAGTTCTTATTCCTTCTCATGGTCATAGTGGTGCCGGTCACTGTGGGACTGATTGGGGTGGGCTTCACGTTAGCGAGGCGGGAGATGCAATGAGCTGGAAACGGGTCATCATTGCTGGCGTGGCGTTTGTCATAGCGGTTTTCCTTTATGTCCTTGATCGCAAGCTTGCGGAAACCGCGGTGTACGCCTCGGTCAATGAGGCTTCCCTGACGCCGGGAATCAACAAGAGTGAAGTTACCGAGGTCCGACTTCGTAATCGCTACGGTGAGATCGTACTTGTGCGGGAACAAGAACGCTGGCGGATGGTCAGCCCCTACGAGGGACCTACGGATGCGGAGCTTGTCGATCAGTTGCTTACGAACGTAACTGGCGCTCGGAAGCGAAATGAGGTGAAAGTCTCTTCCTTAGAAGAATTTGGCTTAGCAGTGCCCGAGATTACCTTGGCGCTCAGGACGAGTAGCGGGAAGTCACTGGAACTCCAGTTTGGACATGAATCAACTTACACCGGTCAGATCTTCGCGACTCAGCCCGGCTCGAAGCGCGTCTTTACGGTTAGTGATGGCGTCGTGAACACTCTTCGGCGCACACCGCTTGAATTCCGGCGCACCCGACTTTTGGAAGTGGATGCTGGTGCGCTGGATTCCTACTTGGCTGTGCGGATCACCAAGCCCGACGCCGAAGTTGAGCTCCGCAATGAGCGAGGGCAATGGCAGGTTGTCAAGCCGCAAACCTTGCCCGCCGAAAACACCATTGTTCAGGATTTTCTCCAGCGACTGGGAATGCTACGAGCGGACGGTTTTGTCACTGAGGCATCCGACCGTCCCACGAGTATGGTGGCGGCTCTTCAGGCTCTTGAGTCCCCTATTCTCGTTGTCACTTTGGAGAAGGTCGGGGTGAAGCCCCTCACTCTTACCATCGGACAAACCGGAGAACCCACCAAGCCCGTCTACGTTGCGCAACGGCAAAATGAAAAAGAAATCATGGTGATTCGTCGGGAAACACTCGATGAGATGGACGTTCCCGCCAGCTACTTCCGCTCGCGGAGCCTCTTCACGCTAAAACCTGAAGATGTGGGATATGTCGCTTTTGAAATCGGCCGAGCGCGAACCGATCTTGTTCGTAACGCACAGGGGCTTTGGGAGTTTGTGGGGGATCCGCACCGCCGAGTTGATCAGAGTGCGGTCAACACGCGACTGGAAGTTCTACTCAAGACACGCATCCGAGACTTTGTGGACATGGAACCGCGCGACGCCAGCCTGTACGGCTTGGTCCCCCCACGATACCGTTTCACAGTGGTCACGCGTGATAAGCAGCGTACGGAATCTCTCGAGATTGGCAAGAGTGAGCCACAGAACGTGAGCAGTGTGTACGCTCGTCGCGGGGGCGATCCAGCCGTCTTCACTGTCGACATGCCGCGTGAACTCGTGGTCCTGCCCGAAACCCTCGCAGATCCACACCTCGTCGGGATCGATTTGTCCGAAGTCTTGCACATGGAAATTGAAATAGATGGCGCAAAATACGATCTCCGGCGCGAGGGGATGGAGTGGAAGTTGCTCAGGCCGGGGCAGACCCTCTACGCCCCTGTGGACCTCCGGCGGGTGACACGGCTGCTCGAGACAACCAGCAAGTTGCGCTTCGATAAAGACTTTACCGCTTCCGGAGAGAAAGTGATTGCCCCTGTTGAGAAACCCCAGCTTGTGATGAAGTTCTTCGGAGCGGATGACAAGTTACTTGCAGAAATCAGTTTTGGAAAACGCTTACCTTCCACATCGCTTGCCAAAGACGAAAAGGATCGAACCTACGAAGTGAAAAACAGCGATTTAGATTTCCTGATCGCGCAAGTTCGATCCGTGATAGAATAACAAACGTCTGGATCGCTCGAGTGGTCTGAAGCGATTCCTTCCCCGGCAAATTCGAAGCGGCGGAGAGTACAGTCTCCGCCGCTTTCGCTTTTTTAGGCCGACGCCTCTTCAACAAGTGAGTTTAGCGTTGGTCCATGGGGATGTAGTCACGCTTCGTCGGTCCGATATAAACCTGTCGGGGGCGAGCAATGCGAGCCGTCGGATCATCGTGTTGTTCTTTCCACTGCGCTATCCACCCCGGCAGTCGGCCGATGGCGAACATGACAGTGAACATATTGAGCGGAATGCCAAGTGCACGCATGATGATTCCGCTGTAGAAGTCAACGTTCGGATACAGCTTCCGCTCCACAAAGTACGGATCGTTCAAGGCCAGCTCTTCCAGCTTCATTGCGATATCGAGCAAGGGATCCTTGATACCAAGCTTGCTCAACACTTTATCGCACTGGGCTTTCAGGATCTTCGCGCGCGGGTCAAAATTCTTATAAACACGATGCCCGAAGCCCATAAGACGGAACCCACTGTCCTTGTCCTTTGCCATTTGCAGGCATTGCTCAGGCGAAAGGCCGCCCTGGTGCATAGCCTCGAGCATTTCGATAACGGCCACGTTGGCGCCGCCATGCAACGGCCCCCACAAAGCGCACACACCCGCCGCACACGAGGCGAACAGGTTCGCCCGACTCGATCCCACCATCCGTACGGTCGAAGTGCTGCAGTTTTGTTCGTGATCCGCGTGCAGAATCAGGATCAGGTTCAGTGCATCCTCGATTTCATGCGGCACTTCATACTCTTTGTACGGCATCGAGAACATCATGTGCAGGAAGTTTGAACAGTAGCGCCGTTTCGGGTCCGGATACATGAAGGGGAGGCCCTTTGAGCGTCGGTAGGAGTAGGCCGCAATTGTACGCACCTTGCTGATGAGTTTTGCAGCTGCGTCTTCAAATTGCTCGTCCTCCTCGAACCGGGAGAACTGGGGCTCGAAGCACGAAAGCGTATTGATCATTGCAGAGAGAATCGCCATGGGGGGCGCGTCCACCGGGAAGCCTTCGAAGTGGTGCTTCATTGCCTCGTGCAGGGGGGCATACTCAGTCAGTTTTGCACTGAAGCGCTGCAATTCTTCTTCCTTGGGGAAGCGTCCAAAAATCAGGAGCCATGCGACTTCAATGAAATTGGGGTGCTCGACAAATTGCTCGATTGGAATGCCGCGATAGCGGAGAATACCCTTTTCCCCGTCGATAAAGGTGATAGTGCTTTTGCAACTACCGGTATTGCCAAAACCCGGATCGTAGGTAATGTATCCCGTTTTGGCGCGGAGCTGGGTAATGTCTATGGCCCGCTCGCCTTCCGTGCCCTCAAAAACCGGCAGCTCGATTGTCTGATCGCCAAGAATGAGCGTTGCCTTTTC
Coding sequences within it:
- a CDS encoding ABC-type multidrug transport system, ATPase component; the encoded protein is MVRVEHLTKRFGDIHAIEDLTFEVLEGEILGFLGPNGAGKTTTMRILTCFFPPTEGHATVAGYDVVKEADEVRRVIGYMPEHVPLYRDMTVEDALDFIAHAKGFRRQERAKYVAEAIEETGLSDVRKRRIAHLSKGYRQRVGLAQALIGNPKVLILDEPTVGLDPRQIAEVRALIKGMAGRRTVVLSTHILPEVQMTCSRVVILNRGKIAASGTPEKLTTQMRGGGQSVARIVGPPKDVLRTLEQLRGIRSVQVQRDGKRLNASEVPQEGDVVLEYVIETSDFAPDTNAMVAEAVVQRGWRLLELYSVGMTLEEIFLRVVAGEASDRELPDEPMLLRGSGENA
- a CDS encoding ABC-type transport system involved in multi-copper enzyme maturation, permease component: MYVAAALFLFLSGLFFYGILENFSRLSADAQYRREMGFEKLNFTRHVVSNLFWVVNFLLLFVVPAFTMRLLAEEKKSGTFELLVSLPFTEWNIVIAKFLAAYTVIAAMLVVSAYYVLIMMRFGVPELPVVAVAYVGAFIVAGGYVAIGLFASSLTENQIVAAIISFVALLGLYMIGDLTTPTSSGFGKILELLSLRYHSEPFTLGLLRLQDVGFFLVLIVSFLFLTCRMLEIRKWRV
- a CDS encoding Citrate synthase (si); amino-acid sequence: MSDRPLPEKATLILGDQTIELPVFEGTEGERAIDITQLRAKTGYITYDPGFGNTGSCKSTITFIDGEKGILRYRGIPIEQFVEHPNFIEVAWLLIFGRFPKEEELQRFSAKLTEYAPLHEAMKHHFEGFPVDAPPMAILSAMINTLSCFEPQFSRFEEDEQFEDAAAKLISKVRTIAAYSYRRSKGLPFMYPDPKRRYCSNFLHMMFSMPYKEYEVPHEIEDALNLILILHADHEQNCSTSTVRMVGSSRANLFASCAAGVCALWGPLHGGANVAVIEMLEAMHQGGLSPEQCLQMAKDKDSGFRLMGFGHRVYKNFDPRAKILKAQCDKVLSKLGIKDPLLDIAMKLEELALNDPYFVERKLYPNVDFYSGIIMRALGIPLNMFTVMFAIGRLPGWIAQWKEQHDDPTARIARPRQVYIGPTKRDYIPMDQR